From the genome of Thauera chlorobenzoica:
CGCCGTCGTGGGCGTGGCCGCCGCGGCCGAGGAAGGGGGCGATCGGCTGCAGCCAGACGCGGAAGTCGAAGGTCGCCGCGTACTGCAGCGCGCGCAGCAGCACGGTGTTGTCGACGATCGGCACGTTGGCCTGGGAGAAGGCGACGCAGCCGGCCTCGACCAGCTCGGCCATCTCCGACAGGCGCTCCCCCTTGAGGCCCAGGGTCAGCGCGCCGACCGGGTAGATGTGGGCGCGGTTGAGCTTCTTCGCGCGGTAGCACAGCATCTCGACGAGGCCGGGCTCGTCGAGCGCGGGGTCGGTGTCGGGCGGAATCGCCAGGCTGGTGACGCCGCCGGCCATCGCCGCCTCCATCTCGGATTCGAGCGTGGCGCGGTACTCGAAGCCGGGCTCGCGCAGGCGCGCGGCGAGGTCGATGAAGCCGGGGGCGACGACCCGGCCGGTGGCGTCGAGCGTGCGCTCGGCGCGAAAGCCCGCGGGGGCGTGGCCGAGCGCGGCGACCTTGCCGTCGGCGATGTAGACGTCCTGCACGCGGTCGCTGCGGTTGGCCGGGTCGACGACGCGGCCGTTGGAAATCAGGATGTTCATGGGTGAATCCTTGTGCCTGTGCTGTCCGCGCTCAGTGGCTGCCGAGCATGCTCATCACCGCCATGCGCACGGCGATGCCGAAGGTGACCTGGGGCAGGATCACCGCCTGCGCGCCGTCGGCCACCGCCGAGTCGATCTCGACGCCGCGGTTCATCGGCCCCGGGTGCATCACGATTGCATCCGGCTTGGCGAGCGCGAGCTTGTCCGCGGTGAGGCCCCACATCTTGTAGTACTCCTGCGGCGTCGGCAGCAGCGCGCCGTTCATGCGCTCGTTCTGGAGGCGGAGCATCATGACGACGTCGACACCCCTGAGGCCTTCGCCCATGTCGTGGAAGACGCGCACGCCGAGGCGCTCGACCTCGGTCGGCAGCAGGGTCTTGGGGCCGATCACGCGCACCTCGGGCACGCCGAGGGTGGTCAGCGCGGCGATCTGGCTGCGCGCCACGCGCGAGTGCAGCACGTCGCCGACGATCGCCACCGTCAGCTGGCTGAAATCCTTCTTGTAATGACGGATCGTGTACATGTCGAGCAGACCCTGGGTCGGGTGCGCGTGGCGCCCGTCGCCGGCGTTGACGACGTGGATGTGGTCGCGCCCGGTGGCCTGCAGGTGCTGCGCGATCAGCACCGGCGCGCCGCTGGCGGCGTGGCGCACGACGAACATGTCGGCCTGCATCGCGCACAGGTTGTCGACGGTGTCGAGCAGGCTCTCGCCCTTGGCGGCCGAGCTGGTGTTGATGTTGAGGTTCACGACGTCGGCCGACAGGCGCTTGGCGGCGATCTCGAAGGTCGTGCGGGTGCGCGTGGAGTTCTCGAAGAACAGGTTGAACACGCTCTTGCCGCGCAGCAGCGGCAGCTTCTTGACCTCGCGCTCGGCCACTTCGGTGAAGGGCGCGGCGGTGTCGAGGATGGCGGTGAGGATGGCGCGCGGCAGGCCGTCGAGGGTGAGCAGGTGCTGCAGTTCGCCGTGCTGGTTGAGCTGGGGGTTGCGCATCGGGCGTACCTCGGGTTCAGCGTTGGGTCTGGGTGAGTGCGAGGCAGAGCCGGCCGCCGTCGTCGCGCTGCAGCTCCAGGTTCTGGTCGCGCGGCAGCGCTTCGGGCAGGGTGAAGGCGCAGTAGCGTGCGGCGATCGGCAGTTCGCGGTTGCCGCGGTCGACCAGCACCGCCAGCTCGACCGAGGCCGGGCGGCCGAAGTCGAACAGCTCGTTGAGCGCGGCGCGGGTGGTGCGGCCGGTATACAGCACGTCGTCGACCAGGATCACCGGTGCCCCATCGACGTTGAACGGGATGCCGGTGCGCTGGGGGCTGGCGTGCAGGCCTTTGCTGGCGTAGTCGTCGCGATAGAAGGAGACATCGATCGCGCCCAGCGGCGGGCCGATGCCCAGCTCGCGGTGAAGGCGCTCGGCGAGCCACAGGCCGCCGGTATGGATGCCGACCAGCGCGGTCTCGGGCGTCAGGTGAGGGCGGATCTGCTCGGCGAGCTGCCGGCACAGTGCTTCGGCATCAAGGTTGGTCATTGCGGCGGGCGTCCAGGAAGGTTTGCAGGATCAGTCTTGCAGCGGCGGCATCGACCCGCGCCTTGCGTTCGCGCCAGTTCCTGAGACCGGCCGCGGCGAGCTCGTCGTCGGCGGCGACCGAACTCAGGCGTTCGTCCACCGTGAACACCGGCAGCCCGAAGCGGCCGTGCAACTGGTTGGCGAAGCGCCGGCAGCGGGCGCCGAGCGCGTGTCCGGTGCCGTCGAGGTGGGCCGGCAGGCCGACCACCAGCGCCATCGGCCGCCATTCGGCGATGAGGCGGGCGATCGCGGCGAAGCGGGCGTCGTTCGATTCCTCGTGCAGCGTGGCCAGCGCGCTGGCGTGGCCGGTTTCGAGCTCGCCGGTGGCGACGCCGATGCGCGCCAGGCCGAAGTCGAAGCCGAGCACGCTGCCCCGCTCGGGGAGGGCGGTGGGGCGGGGCAAAGCGGAAGGGCTGGGCAAAACGGAAGGGCTGGCGGCCGCGTCAGGCATGCCCGGCGACCTCGCTGAGGTTGGTGAAATCGACCCCCAGCTTCTGCATCGCGGCGGCGAGCCGTTCTTCGGGGGGCAGCTCGAAAATGATCGGCAGGTCGGCGGGCACCGTCAGCCAGGCGTTGTCCAGCAACTCCTGCTCGAGCTGGCCGGCGGCCCAGCCGGCGTAGCCGAGGGTGACCAGCACGTCCTTCGGCTCGCCGCCGGCGCCGATCGCCTGCAGCACGTCGCGGCTGCTGGTGAGGCCGACTTCGTCGGTGACCTTCAGCGTGGAATGCCATTCGCCGATCGGGCGATGGAGCACGAAGCCGCGGTCGGTCTGTACCGGACCGCCGAAATACACCGGCTGACCGGCAAAGCCCGGAGCGTCGAGCGGCAGCTCGATGCGCTCGAACAGGCTCGCCAGGGTCATGTCGATCGGGCGGTTGATGATGAGACCGAGGGCGCCCTGATCGTTGTGCTCGGCGATATAGGTGAGCGTGCGCGCGAAATGGGGATCGGCCATGTTGGGCATGGCGATCAGGAAGTGGTGGGTGAAGTTGGCCGTCGGCGTATCCATGGCGGCGATTTTACGCCGATCGCCGGTCTAGTTGGGGAGGCGCTGCGCGATTCCGCGCGGGTGGTGGCGGATAATGGCTGCCTGCCAGCCTCCGGGGCGCTGCCCGAATCCGCTGGCCCACTCCTGGAATTTTTGCCGCGTTCGGTGCCCCCATGCTTTCCGCTCTTGTCTGGTTTCGCCGCGATCTGCGCCATTTCGACCATGCCGCGCTGCACCATGCGCTGCGCCGGGCCGGGCGCGTGC
Proteins encoded in this window:
- a CDS encoding aspartate carbamoyltransferase catalytic subunit — its product is MRNPQLNQHGELQHLLTLDGLPRAILTAILDTAAPFTEVAEREVKKLPLLRGKSVFNLFFENSTRTRTTFEIAAKRLSADVVNLNINTSSAAKGESLLDTVDNLCAMQADMFVVRHAASGAPVLIAQHLQATGRDHIHVVNAGDGRHAHPTQGLLDMYTIRHYKKDFSQLTVAIVGDVLHSRVARSQIAALTTLGVPEVRVIGPKTLLPTEVERLGVRVFHDMGEGLRGVDVVMMLRLQNERMNGALLPTPQEYYKMWGLTADKLALAKPDAIVMHPGPMNRGVEIDSAVADGAQAVILPQVTFGIAVRMAVMSMLGSH
- the pyrR gene encoding bifunctional pyr operon transcriptional regulator/uracil phosphoribosyltransferase PyrR, with the translated sequence MTNLDAEALCRQLAEQIRPHLTPETALVGIHTGGLWLAERLHRELGIGPPLGAIDVSFYRDDYASKGLHASPQRTGIPFNVDGAPVILVDDVLYTGRTTRAALNELFDFGRPASVELAVLVDRGNRELPIAARYCAFTLPEALPRDQNLELQRDDGGRLCLALTQTQR
- the ruvX gene encoding Holliday junction resolvase RuvX, with translation MPDAAASPSVLPSPSALPRPTALPERGSVLGFDFGLARIGVATGELETGHASALATLHEESNDARFAAIARLIAEWRPMALVVGLPAHLDGTGHALGARCRRFANQLHGRFGLPVFTVDERLSSVAADDELAAAGLRNWRERKARVDAAAARLILQTFLDARRNDQP
- a CDS encoding YqgE/AlgH family protein, giving the protein MDTPTANFTHHFLIAMPNMADPHFARTLTYIAEHNDQGALGLIINRPIDMTLASLFERIELPLDAPGFAGQPVYFGGPVQTDRGFVLHRPIGEWHSTLKVTDEVGLTSSRDVLQAIGAGGEPKDVLVTLGYAGWAAGQLEQELLDNAWLTVPADLPIIFELPPEERLAAAMQKLGVDFTNLSEVAGHA